The stretch of DNA CGAGAGGGTCAGGGCCCGACGGCGGTCGGAAAAGACCGCGAGCAGGCTCAGCGCCCGATCGATCACCGGTTCGCCCTGCTTGGGCCGCTTCCCGCGGGTGGGGTTCGTGTCAGTGTCCGGGGGGACAGTCATGGCCGGAGGTTCCTTGCGCCGATGGAAAGTTCAGACCACAGTCCGTGAGCTACCCCACAATACTATTCCAACCAATGAAAGAAGGCTGTGGGTGGTTGCCTGCGGGAAACGAAGCTGGAACCCCAGCTGTCCCACGTTCAGGAGCCTCCTGCATGACCTCCACCAGTCTCGACGCCGGCGTCGAGGAAACCCTCCTTGCCCCGGGCGCGCCCACCCGGCTTCGCGTGGAGCACCTCCGCGAGGCGATGGGCATCACCAACACGAGACCGCGCTTCAGCTGGGCGTTGCCGACGGGAACCGGACCCGCCGCGACAACAGCCCAGACCGCCTACCAGATCACGGCGAGCAATGGCTGGGACACCGGCCGGGTAGGGTTCGGCCAACACAACCTGGTCCCGTACTCAGGCCCCGCCCTTGAATCGCGCAGCCGGTTTGAGTGGCGAGTGCGGACATGGACCACGGACGCCAGCGGCGCCGAGACGGAAAGCCCCTGGTCCGAGCCGATGCCGGTCGAGCTCGGGCTGCTGCACGCCTCCGACTGGATCGCGGAGTGGATCGGCCCGGAGGAACCCGTTGTCGCTGCCCCCGGAGAGCGCCCCGGCTTTGCCCTCCGCAAGACTTTTACCCTGGACGCCGCGCCCGCCTTCGCCCGCGCGTACGCCACGGCTCACGGCATCTATGAGCTGTTCCTCAACGGCCAGCAGGTAGGCGACCAGCAGCTCACCCCCGGCTCCACCAGCTACAACACCACCCTGCAGGTGCAGGCCTACGACGTCACCGCGCTGCTGCGCCCCGGCACCAACACCATCCGCGCCATCCTCACGGACGGCTGGTACCGCGGAACCTTCGGATTCACGCGCGACGCCGACATGTACGGCACGCACACCGCTTTCCTTGCGCAGCTGGAGATGCTGTCCGGCGGCCGCACGAGGATGATCGGCACGGACCGCTCGTGGCTGGTGTCAGAAACGGAGATCCTCAGCGCCGACCTGATGGCCGGACAGCGGGTGGACTTCAGGATTCCGCAGGATTCAGTCAGGGGAGAGGTGGCAACCGCGGCGCGGGCCGCCGTCACGCAGGGCTACGAAACCCTCACCGGCCCGGTGGCACCGCCCACCAGGATCGTGGAGGAACTTGCACCAGTAGCCGTAACCCGCCTCGTGAGTGGTCACCAGGTGGTGGACTTCGGCCAGAACATCCACGGCTGGGTCCGCCTCACCAGGCTTGGGGCGCCGGGGGAGACTGTCACGCTCGTGCATGGCGAGGCGCTGGACGGCAACGGCGACGTGACCCAGGATCACCTGCGCCCGCTCGACTTCCGCAACCCCGGGCAGTTCCTGGCCGCCGGGCAAGTCGATGAGGTGACGGGATCGGGCGCCCCGGGAGAAGTATTCGAACCGCGGCATACCACCCATGGCTTCCAGTACCTGTCCATTCGGGGCCTTACCGCGGACCTGGCCCCGGAGGACATTACCGCCTGCCTGGTCCAGACGGATCTTGAACCCCTCGGCAGCTTCACCTGCAGCGATGAGCGCCTGAACAAGCTCCACGAGATAGTGCAGTGGAGCTTCCGGGACAACGCCTGCGAGGTGCCCACCGACTGCCCGCAGCGGGAAAAAGCCGGCTGGACGGGGGATTGGCAGCTGTTTATTCCTACGGCGGCATATCTTTACGACGTCGCCGGCTTTTCACGGAAATGGCTGAACGACGTCCGCGCCGACCAGTGGGAGAACGGCGTCATTGCCAACATCTCGCCCTCGCCCGGTCCTGACACCACTTCTGCCGACTTTATGGCCTTCGTCAACGGCTCGGCCGGCTGGGGCGACGCCATCGTGATGGTGCCGTGGGAGCTGTACCTGGCCACGGGCGACGCCGGAATCCTCGCGGAGAACTGGGAGGCGATGAAGCGGTGGGCGGGCTTTGTCCGGACCGCCGCCGAATCCAACCGGCACGCGGATCGCGCGGCGGCCAGCCCAACACCGGCACCCCACGAACAGTACCTCTGGGACACCGGCTTCCACTGGGGCGAATGGATGGAACCTGACGGTCCGGAACCGGACTTGTTCGCCGCCCGCTCCGCCGATCACGGCATCGTGGCCACCGCCTACTACCGAAACTCCACCGCCCTGCTGGCTAAGGTCGCGCAGGTCATTGGCCGCGCGGAGGAAGCCGCCGCGCTCGCCGAACTTTCCGAAAACATCCGCCGGGCCTGGGAGACGGAATACCTGGACTCCTCCGGGCACGTCACCCAACCCAGCCAGGCCAATTGCGTCCGCGCGCTCGCCTTTGATCTTGTCAGCCCGGCGCGGCGCGGCACTGTCACGGCCCAGGTGGTCTCGCTGATCAGGGCCGCCGGCACCCACGTGGGGACGGGCTTCCTGGCCACGCCCTACCTGCTGCCGGTCCTTGCCGACAACGGTGAACTGGGCCTCGCCTACGAGCTGCTGATGCAGGACTCGGAGCCCTCCTGGCTGGCGATGGTGGACCGCGGCGCCACCACCATGTGGGAGCTGTGGAACGGCATCGACGCCGACGGCAACCCGCACCAGTCCCTGAACCACTACAGCAAAGGCGCCGTGGCGTCCTTCCTCCACCGCTACACCGCAGGCCTGCGGCAGGCTTCCGGCAGCGCCGGCTACGAACGGATCATGATCGAGCCGCGTCCCGGCGCCGGCCTGACCTCAGCGGCCACCTCGCATCAAGGCCCCCATGGCCTGATTGAGGTCGAATGGATAACGGCCAACGGCGGGCTGCAGCTGCGTGCCACCGTCCCGGCCGGGACCACTGCCGAAGTCCACCTGCCCGGCCAGCCGCCCGCCGCCGTCGGACCTGGAAAGCATCACTTCGTCGCCCCCGCCCCTCGCGGGACAACCAAAAACCCCCAGCTTGTAAGGAGCGCGCCATGAGTGTCAACGAAGCCACCGAGGTCTACGAAACAGGATCCTTTGATACGGCCCGGCCCGGCGGTGTGGACGTTCCCCCTTTCCCCGTCTTTGACGCCCCGGGCATCCCTGAAAACATCTCGGACGTTTCCGCAGTGCACCGCGAAGTCACCTACGCGCGCGCCCTCGGGTTCCGGCCGCTCAAGATGGACATCTGGCTGCCGCGCCAGGCCACCGCACCGGTGCCACTGGTGGTGTGGGTCCACGGCGGAGCTTTCCAGCTGGGCGACCGCCGCGAGCTGCCGCCCACCTTCGCGCCCAATTCCGTATTCCGCCTCCTCAACGAGGCCGGGATTGCCTGCGCCACCGCTGATTACCGGCATTGCCTGGAGGCGCCGTTCCCGGCGCAGCTGCACGACCTGAAGGCGGCAGTCCGCTACCTCCGGGAATTCGCGGAAGGCCTCGGCGTCGACCCGGAGCGGTTCGGGGCCTGGGGCGAATCCGCGGGCGGCCACCTGGTGGCACTGCTGGGATTGACCGGCGGCCGGGAGGACCTGCACGGCGGGTTGGGTGCGCAGGCGCACTCCAGCGGCATCAGCGCCGTCGTCGACTTCTACGGAGTCTCCTCACTGGTGGATATCCCGCCCATGAATACTCCGGACGGACTGTTGCCGCCAGCATTGACCGCCGCTGTTCCGGCCGGAATGTCCCTGCAGCCCGAGTACATGCTCGTGGGCGGCTCCGACGACCCCGCGCTACTGGCCGCCGCCAGCCCGGTCAGCTACGTCACCGCCGACGCAGCGCCCTTCCTGCTGATCCATGGCGACAGTGACGGCCTGGTGCCGCACTCCCAGACCGACCTGCTGGCCGCGGCGCTCGCCACAGCAGGCGTGGAACATGAAGTGGTCACCATCAAAGGCGGGGACCACTGCTTCTTTGGTGCGGAGGACCAGCTGGATGCCATCCTTGCCGCCGCCGTCCGGTTCTTCTCCGAGAAGCTGGGCCGGCCGTGACAGCGCCGCAGCAGGAGACCTCTGCTCCTGCCGACGACGGGTCGCTCGCTCCCGACGCCGGTTTCGCCCAGTACCTGGCGGCGCCGGAAGGCCCGGAAACCCTGCCGGGCCAGGCCGGCCCCGACGTTCCCATCCGCACCGTCACCGCGGATGGCCGGCGCGGCCCGGTGACCATCCGTATCTACGGGGAAACACCGCGGACAGCCGGAGCCGGGCTGGTGTGGCTCCACGGCGGAGGCTTCGTCAGCGGCGGGCTGGACATGCCCGAATCCGACTACCTGGGCCGGGTGCTGGCCTCGTCCGGAACGCCGGTACTGTCGGTGGATTACCGTCTGGCGCGCGACGGCGTGCACTTCCCCGTGCCCCACGAGGACGCTTTGGCTGCCTGGTTCTGGATCCGCAGGAACGCCGCGGAGCTTGGGCTGGATCCGGAACTGTTGTGCCTGGGCGGAGCGGGCGCCGGCGGAAACCTCGCCGTGGGCGCCGCGCTGTACCTGACGGACGCCGGAAAACCGCTCCCCGCGAAGCTCCTCCTGGCCTATCCCTTCCTTCACGCCGAGTTGCCGCCACCTGCGGGCGGACTGGACGAGGACGTGATGGCGACTCTCCCCAGGCACCTTCGCTTCACCCTTGAGGACTGCGTGCGGAATGCGGAGAACTACGTGGGCGGGCCAGTGAGCATGGCGTCCTCGTACGCTATGCCGGGCTACGCCGATCCTTCCGGACTGCCGCCGACCGCAATCGTCGCATGCGAGTACGACGACGTCCGCGGCTCCTCCGAGCTCTTCGCCGCCAACCTTCAACGTGCCGGTGTTCCGGTGTCCTTCTTCCTGGCCCGCGGCGCCGTCCACGGGCACCTCAACCATGCGGCGGGCAGCCCCGAGGCGCAGCCCGTCCTGGACTTCCTGGCGCAGGAACTGGCTTCGGCAAAGGCGGTGTGAGCACCAGGTCTTTCGCGCTTAAACACGTGCCCCGCAGGCCTGGCTTAATTCAGCGGTTTGCCAGCCCGGTGGCCTGCGGAGCGCCGTCCGAGTGATGGTGGATGGACCAAATCTGGCCCATCTCCTCCGTGGACTGTTCCACGATTCTGCTCATCGCGGCATGCGCAGCGCCGGACTCCCCGCGCTGGACGGCGCTCGCCACGTCCACATGCAGCTGCAGGGCCTCATGATGCGGCAGATGCGGCATCAGGCCGTGCTCTGTCCTTCCGGTGAGGACCTCGGCCACCAGGTTCTGGAGTTGGGAAAACATGGCATTGCCGGAGGCTTTGAGCACGGCTGCATGGAACTCCACGTCGAGCTGGAGGAACTCATCCTGATCGCCCCGCTGGCCGGCTGCCCATAACCGTGCTGCGAGGGAGACGAGTTCGCTGCCGGCATCCCAGGATGCCCGTTCGGCGGCAAGGCGGGCAGCTTGCGGTTCTATCGCGCCGCGCAGTTCATTGAGCGACTGCAGTTGCTCCAGCCGGCGCGAAGACGCCAGCCGCCAGCGGATCACCTCCGGGTCGTAGAGGTTCCAGAATTCTTCAGGTTGCACCACTGTGCCGAAGCGCCGGCGGGATGCGAGCATTCCTTTGGACGAGAGCACGCGCGCGGCCTCCCGGACCACCGAACGGGATACGCCGTGCTGCTCCTCCAGCTCATCCAGCCTCAGAAGTGAGTGCGCTGCCAGCTGCCCGTCGGCGATCGCGAGCCCGAGACGCTGCACCAGTGACGCATGCAGGTCAATCGGAGACTCCGCCTTTGGGGTTTTCATGGCTAAATCATACGGGTAGGGGCTGGGGGGTTGTCTAAATCTGCCTTATTTATCTATGCTGGCTCTCAAAGCAGATGTAACGATGCATCTGTAGGAGGCTGGACAGTGGCGTCAGCCCTCACAAGCAAGGGAGTCGTAATGAAGCGACGTGCAGTAATGAAGTACGCGGCAGTTGCCGCCGCACTTTCGCTCGGGCTGACCGCCTGCAGCGGCGGTGGTGGCAGCAATGACGCCAAGGAATCCGGAACCGTCCGGGTTACCTTGGCCAACCACGTCTGGACTGAAGGCATCAAGGCAGCCATTCCGGAATTCGAGAAGTCCAGCGGGCTCAAGGTTGAACTGACCCAGCTGGGCGAAGACCAGCTCTCAGACCAGTACAACGTCAAGCTCAACGCCGGCAGCGATGAGATCGACGTCATGATGTACCGCCCGCTGCAGGAAGGCAAGGCGTTCGCCAAGAACGGCTACCTCGCCGACCTCACGTCCAAGGTTTCGGCGGACTCCGCCTGGGACTGGAAGGACTACCAGGAGGGCCCCGTTAAGGCCACCACCGCTGACGGCAAGGTGGTCGGTGTCCCGATCATCACCGAACGCGAAGTCCTCTACTACCGCAAGGACCTGCTGCAGGCAGCCGGTCTTCAGGTCCCTAAGACCATGGAAGAGCTTGAAGCTGCCGCGAAGGCCATCAAAGCCTCCAACCCGGACATCGCCGGCTTCGTGGCCCGCACCGGCAAGTCCACGGCCGTCACCCAGTTCTCCAGCTTCCTGTACAGCTTCGGCGGGGACTTCACCGATTCCAGCGGCAAGTCGGCCGTCAACACCGCCGAAGCCAAGAAGGCCTATGCCTACTACGGGGGCCTGATCAAGAACTACGGCCCCGCCAATGTCAGCACAGACATGAGCTGGCCCGAGGCCATGGCCATCTTCACCCAGGGCAAGGCCGCCTTCTACACGGAGGCAGACTCGCTGTACAAAAATGCCACTGATCCCGCAAAGTCCAAGGTGGCGGACACCGTTGGATTCGCACCCCTGCCCGCGGGCCCCGCAGGTTCCAAGCCCTACAACATCCCCTCCTGGGGCCTGGCCGTGAACGAGGCCTCCAGCAACCAGGACAACGCCTGGAAGTTCATCCAGTGGGCCACGAGCAAGGAACGTACGCTGGCTGCACAGAAGGCCGGTGTCCCCGGACCCCGCTCATCTGTCTGGTCCAACGCCGAGGGAACTTCCACCTACCCCAAGGACCTCGCAGATGCCATCGCCGTCAGTGCAAAGAACGGCATCGGCCATGACCGTCCCCAGGTTGTCACCGTAGGCAAGGCCCGGGAAATTGTAGGCGAGCCGATCGTTGCAAGCATCACCGGCGCCGACGCCTCCGCGGCGGCCGACTCGGCCCACGATGCATTCCAGAAATTCCTGGACAGCGAAAAGAAGTAACGCCCCCGGCGCTTGCGCGCCATGTGCACCACAGCCCGGCGGGACGGCAGCCCCTTTGCCGTCCCGCCGCGGACCGCTCCCCCAACTCCTTAGGTGAACCATGTCCGTAACGAACGCTCCCCGCAGCGCTCCCGCCCGCAGCGCCGGCCGCCCTCCCAGCCTTGGGGGGAACGTCTCCGCCTGGTCCAATCGGCACCGTAAATGGCTTTTTGCGGCGCCCGCGATGATCTTCGTCGGCGTCCTGATTGTTTTCCCGCTGGTGTGGACCCTGTACTTGAGCCTCACCGATTCGCAGGGTTCCGTCCGGGCCGCCACAGAGTTCATCGGCTTCCAGAACTACATGACTGTTCTGGCTGACACCCAGCGCTTCTGGCCGGCGGTGGGACGTACGCTGACGTTCACCGGTGTTGCGCTGGCCTGCGAGGTGGTGCTCGGCATGGGCATCGCACTGCTCCTTTGGCGTCCTTTCCGCGGTGAAAAGTGGGTCCGTGTGGCGATCCTGCTTCCGCTGGTGGCCACTCCGGTTGCCGTGGGCATGATGTGGCGCCTGATCTTCGATCCGAACATCGGCTTCGCCAACCAGTTGCTGGGCATGGTGGGCATCCCGCCGCAGCCTTGGCTTTCAGGCCAGGACACTGCGCTCGGAACCACCATCTTTATGGACGTCTGGCAGTGGACCCCCATGGTGGTACTGATCCTTCTGGCCGGCCTGACATCCCTCTCCGATGAGCCTGACGAAGCTGCCCGGGTGGACGGCGCCAACGCCTTCCAGCGCTTTTTCTACATCACGCTGCCCCTCATGATGCCCACTGTGATTGTCGCCATCCTGCTCCGCGGCATCGACGCCCTGAAGACCTTCGACATCCTGTACGCCACCAAGGGCAAAGGTGGCGGGTCCTTCAACGAAGTGGAAACCCTGAACGTCTATGCCTACGGCCTGAGTTTCGATTACAACCAGTACGGGCTGTCGTCCGCCGTTTTGATCCTGTTCTTCATGATCATCATCGGCTCAATGTGGCTTCTGACCATGCGCAAGAAAGCGGTAAGCAAATGACCGTCCTGACCCCAAGCAACACGTCCGACGGAAAGCTCCAGGTGCTGCGCCGCCGTCGGAAGCCCTTGTCCACAAGGCTCTACA from Pseudarthrobacter siccitolerans encodes:
- a CDS encoding FadR/GntR family transcriptional regulator; amino-acid sequence: MKTPKAESPIDLHASLVQRLGLAIADGQLAAHSLLRLDELEEQHGVSRSVVREAARVLSSKGMLASRRRFGTVVQPEEFWNLYDPEVIRWRLASSRRLEQLQSLNELRGAIEPQAARLAAERASWDAGSELVSLAARLWAAGQRGDQDEFLQLDVEFHAAVLKASGNAMFSQLQNLVAEVLTGRTEHGLMPHLPHHEALQLHVDVASAVQRGESGAAHAAMSRIVEQSTEEMGQIWSIHHHSDGAPQATGLANR
- a CDS encoding alpha/beta hydrolase — its product is MTAPQQETSAPADDGSLAPDAGFAQYLAAPEGPETLPGQAGPDVPIRTVTADGRRGPVTIRIYGETPRTAGAGLVWLHGGGFVSGGLDMPESDYLGRVLASSGTPVLSVDYRLARDGVHFPVPHEDALAAWFWIRRNAAELGLDPELLCLGGAGAGGNLAVGAALYLTDAGKPLPAKLLLAYPFLHAELPPPAGGLDEDVMATLPRHLRFTLEDCVRNAENYVGGPVSMASSYAMPGYADPSGLPPTAIVACEYDDVRGSSELFAANLQRAGVPVSFFLARGAVHGHLNHAAGSPEAQPVLDFLAQELASAKAV
- a CDS encoding carbohydrate ABC transporter permease — translated: MSVTNAPRSAPARSAGRPPSLGGNVSAWSNRHRKWLFAAPAMIFVGVLIVFPLVWTLYLSLTDSQGSVRAATEFIGFQNYMTVLADTQRFWPAVGRTLTFTGVALACEVVLGMGIALLLWRPFRGEKWVRVAILLPLVATPVAVGMMWRLIFDPNIGFANQLLGMVGIPPQPWLSGQDTALGTTIFMDVWQWTPMVVLILLAGLTSLSDEPDEAARVDGANAFQRFFYITLPLMMPTVIVAILLRGIDALKTFDILYATKGKGGGSFNEVETLNVYAYGLSFDYNQYGLSSAVLILFFMIIIGSMWLLTMRKKAVSK
- a CDS encoding ABC transporter substrate-binding protein; protein product: MKRRAVMKYAAVAAALSLGLTACSGGGGSNDAKESGTVRVTLANHVWTEGIKAAIPEFEKSSGLKVELTQLGEDQLSDQYNVKLNAGSDEIDVMMYRPLQEGKAFAKNGYLADLTSKVSADSAWDWKDYQEGPVKATTADGKVVGVPIITEREVLYYRKDLLQAAGLQVPKTMEELEAAAKAIKASNPDIAGFVARTGKSTAVTQFSSFLYSFGGDFTDSSGKSAVNTAEAKKAYAYYGGLIKNYGPANVSTDMSWPEAMAIFTQGKAAFYTEADSLYKNATDPAKSKVADTVGFAPLPAGPAGSKPYNIPSWGLAVNEASSNQDNAWKFIQWATSKERTLAAQKAGVPGPRSSVWSNAEGTSTYPKDLADAIAVSAKNGIGHDRPQVVTVGKAREIVGEPIVASITGADASAAADSAHDAFQKFLDSEKK
- a CDS encoding alpha-L-rhamnosidase; this translates as MTSTSLDAGVEETLLAPGAPTRLRVEHLREAMGITNTRPRFSWALPTGTGPAATTAQTAYQITASNGWDTGRVGFGQHNLVPYSGPALESRSRFEWRVRTWTTDASGAETESPWSEPMPVELGLLHASDWIAEWIGPEEPVVAAPGERPGFALRKTFTLDAAPAFARAYATAHGIYELFLNGQQVGDQQLTPGSTSYNTTLQVQAYDVTALLRPGTNTIRAILTDGWYRGTFGFTRDADMYGTHTAFLAQLEMLSGGRTRMIGTDRSWLVSETEILSADLMAGQRVDFRIPQDSVRGEVATAARAAVTQGYETLTGPVAPPTRIVEELAPVAVTRLVSGHQVVDFGQNIHGWVRLTRLGAPGETVTLVHGEALDGNGDVTQDHLRPLDFRNPGQFLAAGQVDEVTGSGAPGEVFEPRHTTHGFQYLSIRGLTADLAPEDITACLVQTDLEPLGSFTCSDERLNKLHEIVQWSFRDNACEVPTDCPQREKAGWTGDWQLFIPTAAYLYDVAGFSRKWLNDVRADQWENGVIANISPSPGPDTTSADFMAFVNGSAGWGDAIVMVPWELYLATGDAGILAENWEAMKRWAGFVRTAAESNRHADRAAASPTPAPHEQYLWDTGFHWGEWMEPDGPEPDLFAARSADHGIVATAYYRNSTALLAKVAQVIGRAEEAAALAELSENIRRAWETEYLDSSGHVTQPSQANCVRALAFDLVSPARRGTVTAQVVSLIRAAGTHVGTGFLATPYLLPVLADNGELGLAYELLMQDSEPSWLAMVDRGATTMWELWNGIDADGNPHQSLNHYSKGAVASFLHRYTAGLRQASGSAGYERIMIEPRPGAGLTSAATSHQGPHGLIEVEWITANGGLQLRATVPAGTTAEVHLPGQPPAAVGPGKHHFVAPAPRGTTKNPQLVRSAP
- a CDS encoding alpha/beta hydrolase produces the protein MSVNEATEVYETGSFDTARPGGVDVPPFPVFDAPGIPENISDVSAVHREVTYARALGFRPLKMDIWLPRQATAPVPLVVWVHGGAFQLGDRRELPPTFAPNSVFRLLNEAGIACATADYRHCLEAPFPAQLHDLKAAVRYLREFAEGLGVDPERFGAWGESAGGHLVALLGLTGGREDLHGGLGAQAHSSGISAVVDFYGVSSLVDIPPMNTPDGLLPPALTAAVPAGMSLQPEYMLVGGSDDPALLAAASPVSYVTADAAPFLLIHGDSDGLVPHSQTDLLAAALATAGVEHEVVTIKGGDHCFFGAEDQLDAILAAAVRFFSEKLGRP